Proteins encoded by one window of Chryseobacterium aquaeductus:
- a CDS encoding ferritin-like domain-containing protein, with the protein MKKPIYVSNQGATLDTSRRNFLKLSGIGIAVAGLTLVGCDDDDFDYNDNKIFDLGTGDVGVLNYAYALEQLEADFYTKVVNSFYAGISTVEKEVLTDLYHHEVIHRDFFKAAISGATTNVLPTLEFQYPNVNFNDRNSVLATAKALEDTGVAAYNAAGKYITNPTYLVLAGKIVSVEARHASAIRDLINPLSADFSGDDVVNPTTGLDVAKEPKDVVAAAGGFIKTPFTWKERGIN; encoded by the coding sequence ATGAAAAAACCAATTTATGTTTCTAACCAGGGAGCTACTCTGGATACCAGCAGACGAAACTTTTTAAAACTAAGCGGCATTGGTATTGCCGTAGCCGGACTTACTTTGGTAGGTTGCGACGATGATGACTTCGACTACAATGATAATAAGATATTTGATTTGGGTACAGGTGATGTAGGTGTTCTTAACTACGCTTATGCATTAGAACAACTGGAAGCTGATTTCTATACTAAAGTTGTTAATAGTTTCTATGCAGGTATTTCTACTGTTGAGAAAGAAGTTCTGACGGATCTTTACCACCACGAGGTAATTCACAGAGATTTCTTCAAGGCAGCAATTTCAGGGGCGACTACAAATGTATTACCAACCCTAGAATTTCAATATCCGAATGTGAATTTTAATGATAGAAATTCTGTTTTGGCGACTGCAAAAGCTTTAGAAGATACTGGAGTTGCAGCGTACAACGCAGCAGGTAAGTATATTACAAACCCTACTTATCTTGTTCTTGCAGGTAAAATTGTTTCTGTAGAAGCAAGACACGCATCTGCAATTAGAGATTTGATTAATCCGTTATCTGCAGATTTCTCAGGTGATGATGTTGTAAATCCTACAACTGGTCTTGATGTGGCAAAAGAACCAAAAGACGTCGTTGCGGCAGCCGGAGGATTTATTAAGACTCCATTTACTTGGAAAGAAAGAGGCATTAATTAA
- a CDS encoding M48 family metalloprotease, whose translation MKKIIIGAILLGSLCHVKAQKINLGKAVGVVSKGASALTFTNEDAIKLSKESVGYMDNNNSIAGPKDPYTIRLNKLFAKHKSQDGLNLNYKVYKAKDINAFACADGSVRVFSSLMDMMTDDELLAVIGHEIGHVKNQDTKDAIKSAYLKAAVIDAASSASSTVSSLSESQVGKMANAFLDASHSKKQESQADTYSYNFMKSNKYNVVGAYTAFKKLALLSEGGSAQSGVQKMFNSHPDSNKRADFIKKLAEKDGLWKDPGAVSLPKSKLTK comes from the coding sequence ATGAAAAAAATTATTATCGGTGCGATCCTTTTAGGATCATTATGCCATGTTAAAGCTCAGAAAATTAATCTGGGAAAAGCTGTAGGAGTAGTTTCCAAAGGTGCATCAGCACTTACTTTTACCAACGAAGATGCAATCAAATTGTCAAAAGAATCTGTAGGCTATATGGATAATAACAATTCTATTGCAGGCCCAAAAGATCCCTATACAATAAGACTCAACAAACTTTTTGCGAAACACAAATCACAAGACGGATTAAACCTGAATTACAAAGTCTACAAAGCGAAAGACATCAATGCTTTTGCATGTGCAGATGGTAGTGTACGTGTTTTTTCTTCTTTGATGGACATGATGACAGATGACGAGCTTCTAGCAGTGATCGGTCACGAGATCGGACACGTAAAAAACCAAGACACCAAAGACGCAATAAAATCTGCATATTTAAAAGCTGCAGTGATTGATGCTGCTTCATCAGCATCTTCAACAGTATCTTCGTTAAGTGAAAGTCAAGTTGGGAAAATGGCTAATGCATTTTTAGATGCCTCTCATAGTAAAAAGCAAGAATCACAGGCTGATACTTACTCTTACAACTTTATGAAATCAAATAAATATAATGTTGTGGGAGCTTATACAGCTTTCAAAAAATTAGCATTACTCTCTGAAGGCGGATCCGCGCAGTCAGGGGTTCAGAAAATGTTCAATTCACATCCAGATAGCAATAAAAGGGCAGATTTTATTAAGAAATTAGCTGAAAAAGATGGCCTATGGAAAGATCCCGGAGCAGTCTCTCTACCAAAATCAAAACTTACAAAATAG
- the recJ gene encoding single-stranded-DNA-specific exonuclease RecJ has translation MSQKWIYKTEPDEETVDGLSSSLGFGTFESKLLVLRGIDNYQKAREFFKPNVQDIHNPFLMADMQKAVERIATAIENGEKIMVYGDYDVDGTTAVALTYLYLRKIVQKKYLDFYIPDRNSEGYGISTEGIDYAQENGFSLIIALDCGIKAIDMINYAKEKDIDFIICDHHLPGDEIPDAVAVLDPKRTDCRYPFKELSGCGVGFKLCQGLNTIYKIPETELFELTDLLAISIAADIVSMTGENRVLAKMGLKVLRKTRNLGLRLLIPDDKLSHFEISNIVFEIAPKINAAGRISHGKAAVELMVSDNLKHAQQIVGDIMNLNDERRELDMNSTLSALNQVIESQQQTKYSTIVYHPEWNKGVIGIVASRLTETYYKPTLVFTDGNNGEMVASARSVSDFDVHEALDLCSEYFLKFGGHHAAAGLSMEKEKFEDFKIKFEKTVAEKIKEHQKEPSITIDSDVDLDEINRDFINFHRKLGPFGPQNMKPNLVLRNQKIAGYLKTMGKDNNHLKFYIKQESTGRNVECVGFKLGQFADDFRNKSFDIAFTLEENHWKGNVTHYLNIRDVKFLEGE, from the coding sequence ATGAGTCAAAAATGGATTTATAAAACCGAACCTGATGAAGAAACTGTTGACGGATTAAGTTCGTCACTTGGTTTTGGAACTTTTGAATCCAAATTATTGGTTCTTAGAGGAATCGATAACTATCAGAAAGCGAGGGAATTTTTCAAACCTAATGTTCAGGATATTCACAATCCTTTTTTGATGGCAGATATGCAAAAAGCCGTGGAGCGTATCGCTACAGCCATAGAAAATGGTGAAAAAATAATGGTTTACGGAGATTATGATGTAGACGGTACTACCGCTGTAGCACTCACGTATCTTTATTTAAGAAAAATTGTTCAGAAAAAATATCTGGATTTTTATATTCCAGACAGAAACTCTGAAGGTTACGGAATTTCTACAGAAGGAATTGATTACGCACAAGAAAATGGTTTTTCTCTGATTATCGCCCTAGATTGTGGGATCAAGGCGATTGATATGATTAATTATGCCAAAGAAAAAGATATAGATTTTATAATATGTGATCATCATTTACCTGGAGATGAAATTCCTGATGCAGTAGCTGTTTTAGATCCAAAAAGAACCGATTGCAGATATCCTTTTAAGGAACTTTCAGGATGTGGAGTTGGTTTTAAACTATGTCAGGGTTTAAATACAATTTACAAAATTCCGGAAACAGAATTATTTGAACTGACCGATCTGCTCGCCATCTCCATTGCCGCAGATATCGTTTCGATGACCGGAGAGAACAGAGTTTTGGCAAAGATGGGACTTAAAGTTCTCAGAAAAACACGCAACCTCGGTTTAAGACTTCTCATCCCTGATGATAAACTTTCGCATTTTGAAATTTCAAATATTGTTTTTGAAATTGCTCCAAAAATAAACGCTGCAGGAAGGATTTCTCACGGTAAAGCTGCTGTAGAATTGATGGTGTCTGACAATCTGAAACACGCGCAGCAAATTGTAGGTGACATCATGAATCTGAATGACGAAAGACGAGAACTGGACATGAACTCTACCCTTTCTGCATTAAACCAAGTGATTGAATCTCAACAGCAAACCAAATATTCTACCATTGTCTATCATCCGGAATGGAACAAGGGCGTAATCGGAATTGTTGCCTCAAGATTGACAGAAACTTATTACAAGCCTACTTTGGTTTTTACAGACGGAAATAATGGTGAAATGGTAGCTTCTGCAAGATCTGTATCAGATTTTGATGTACATGAAGCCTTGGATCTTTGTTCGGAGTATTTTCTGAAATTTGGTGGTCATCACGCCGCAGCCGGACTTTCTATGGAAAAAGAAAAGTTTGAAGATTTTAAAATTAAATTTGAAAAAACGGTTGCCGAAAAAATTAAAGAACATCAAAAAGAGCCATCTATTACCATAGATTCTGACGTAGACCTTGATGAAATCAACAGAGATTTTATCAACTTTCACAGAAAACTGGGTCCTTTTGGTCCTCAAAACATGAAACCTAATCTGGTTTTAAGAAATCAGAAAATCGCAGGTTATCTGAAAACGATGGGGAAAGACAATAATCATCTGAAGTTTTATATCAAACAAGAATCTACCGGAAGAAATGTCGAATGTGTAGGCTTTAAACTGGGGCAGTTCGCAGATGATTTTAGGAATAAATCTTTCGACATCGCATTTACTTTGGAAGAAAATCATTGGAAAGGCAATGTGACGCATTACTTGAATATAAGAGATGTAAAGTTTTTAGAAGGTGAATAA
- a CDS encoding ferritin-like domain-containing protein, translated as MNILKLLDKLSDDTLFTRQTSRLGNLSELTAFGKKAAVAAIPLGLGSVLATSAKAETKSEPTLAMKSALTDALQLALTLEYLEDEYYRIGLQTANLIPNSDKVVFQQISKHEAAHVTFLKSTLTSLGTAPVAKPTFDFTANGAFTPFTNYQQFLTLAQAFEDTGVRAYKGQAGNVMSNGTVLQAALQIHSVEARHASMVRRMRANKGWIELANGGNMPAATNAVYNGEDVTMQAGFNTATAFGAAAGSAAYDEILTGAEATAIASLFID; from the coding sequence ATGAACATTCTTAAATTACTAGATAAACTTTCTGACGATACTTTATTTACAAGACAAACGTCAAGATTAGGTAACCTTTCCGAACTTACAGCATTCGGTAAAAAAGCGGCAGTTGCTGCAATACCATTAGGATTAGGTAGTGTTTTGGCAACTTCTGCCAAAGCTGAAACAAAATCAGAACCAACGTTGGCAATGAAAAGTGCATTGACTGATGCATTGCAACTAGCGCTAACTTTAGAATACTTAGAAGACGAATATTATAGAATAGGACTGCAAACAGCAAACCTGATTCCCAATTCGGACAAAGTGGTTTTTCAGCAAATTTCAAAACACGAGGCAGCTCACGTTACATTCCTTAAAAGTACATTGACTTCATTAGGTACCGCTCCGGTTGCAAAACCTACTTTCGACTTTACAGCGAATGGAGCATTTACACCTTTTACTAATTATCAGCAGTTTCTTACATTAGCTCAGGCATTTGAAGATACGGGAGTAAGGGCTTATAAAGGTCAGGCAGGAAACGTAATGTCAAACGGAACTGTTCTTCAGGCAGCTTTGCAAATCCACTCGGTAGAAGCAAGACACGCATCAATGGTTCGTAGAATGCGTGCCAATAAAGGTTGGATAGAATTGGCAAACGGTGGAAATATGCCGGCAGCTACCAACGCTGTTTATAATGGCGAAGATGTTACTATGCAGGCAGGATTCAACACAGCTACAGCATTCGGTGCGGCAGCAGGTTCAGCAGCGTACGATGAAATTTTAACAGGAGCTGAGGCTACTGCAATTGCTTCTCTATTTATTGATTAA
- the nadD gene encoding nicotinate (nicotinamide) nucleotide adenylyltransferase produces the protein MKKIGLFFGSFNPIHIGHLILANYILENSDMDEMWFVVSPQNPFKEKKSLLKDHNRLDMVQLAVKNYPQMRASNVEFSLPTPSYTIDTLTYLQEKHPEYSFSLIMGEDNLSSLHKWKNSEILIKNHHIIVYPRVFDGEKKDSEYLQHENISMIKAPVIELSATEIRNMIKEGKNVRPMLPPEVFEYLDGSSFYK, from the coding sequence ATGAAAAAAATCGGTTTATTTTTCGGATCTTTTAATCCAATTCATATTGGTCATTTGATATTGGCAAATTACATTCTTGAGAATTCTGATATGGATGAAATGTGGTTTGTGGTGAGTCCGCAAAATCCCTTTAAGGAAAAAAAATCGCTTCTTAAAGATCACAACCGTCTTGATATGGTGCAACTTGCCGTGAAAAACTATCCTCAAATGCGTGCTTCAAATGTAGAATTTTCATTACCAACACCAAGTTACACGATTGACACTTTAACGTATCTTCAGGAAAAGCATCCTGAGTATTCTTTCAGTTTGATCATGGGAGAAGACAACCTCAGCAGTCTTCACAAGTGGAAAAATTCTGAAATACTAATTAAAAATCATCATATCATCGTTTATCCCAGAGTTTTTGATGGAGAAAAAAAAGATTCTGAATATCTTCAGCATGAAAATATCTCGATGATCAAAGCTCCGGTGATTGAACTTTCTGCAACAGAAATTCGCAATATGATTAAGGAAGGAAAAAACGTAAGACCGATGCTTCCGCCGGAGGTTTTTGAGTATCTGGACGGAAGTAGTTTTTATAAATAG
- a CDS encoding DUF3817 domain-containing protein, which produces MNFLENLFSKYPQDKVIKWFKQICLAEAVSWFFLFTAMIWIRVDPEGLLPIIYISTIGSIHGLFFTLYLIFLPSIRKIYAWDDEDTVFALISAFFPFATIWIDKKLARYDRE; this is translated from the coding sequence ATGAATTTCCTTGAAAATCTTTTCTCAAAATATCCTCAGGATAAAGTCATCAAATGGTTTAAGCAAATATGTTTGGCAGAAGCCGTTTCGTGGTTTTTTCTTTTTACTGCAATGATCTGGATACGCGTTGATCCTGAAGGTCTTTTACCTATCATTTATATCAGTACAATTGGGAGTATTCACGGATTATTTTTTACTTTATACCTCATCTTTTTACCTTCTATCAGAAAAATATATGCTTGGGATGACGAAGACACTGTTTTCGCATTGATTTCTGCATTCTTTCCTTTTGCCACAATTTGGATTGATAAAAAACTGGCACGTTATGACAGGGAATAA